Proteins co-encoded in one Opitutales bacterium genomic window:
- a CDS encoding ABC transporter ATP-binding protein/permease — MPLLTDVSVSLEDGKLHAIVGPSGCGKSTLMKALLRIMPGDGQVLLRGRPVEVTQELIGKVGLAPQFSVAQSLLTVEESLRSTLSLCVRDRLQCKAQLEHVLKVVGLEAQRDNRVSGLSGGQLRRLGLAMELAPNPDFLICDEVTSGLDPNAESRILELLGDLRDNEGKTLACIIHNLGQLPVFDAVTVLYQGHLVFHGTYPEMMRYFGLESPLELYDSLEKQSVEAWDACWRDKRELSPPPDVDAAVETSKQARSSRPGLISQFFALLARRLRLFFRDRGALALIFAITLGFPIMVVIFAFNGLPAVPSLPDPVGVNVTIQDLANRAAYEVELTQIGTLVIGLVLFQVVLLTLMGSNNGAREIAEERNVYEQERLRGLSPAAYLASKAVFVGLISVVQGAWMAVFVKGIVGFPGDWGIQIATLSMSVVSMAWVCLGFSALMNSPERASLLSVYLVGFQLPLAGIVLELPGWMEPVCRPMINAFWAWSGTIRSMIESRYYDTVLQAYGGATHAPETALIVLILQGLVGLVLAWWGCRRTQIQ, encoded by the coding sequence ATGCCCCTGCTAACTGACGTCAGCGTCAGTCTCGAGGATGGGAAGCTCCATGCTATTGTCGGTCCCTCAGGATGTGGCAAGAGCACCCTTATGAAGGCGTTGCTGCGGATCATGCCTGGCGATGGCCAAGTCTTGTTGAGGGGGAGGCCGGTCGAGGTGACTCAAGAACTCATTGGTAAGGTCGGTTTAGCTCCACAGTTCAGTGTCGCGCAATCGCTTTTAACCGTGGAGGAGTCCCTGCGTTCGACCTTGTCGCTTTGCGTCAGAGATCGTCTTCAGTGCAAGGCGCAGCTCGAGCACGTTTTAAAGGTCGTCGGCTTAGAGGCGCAGCGAGACAATCGCGTATCTGGATTGAGTGGAGGACAATTGCGTCGTCTGGGCCTTGCTATGGAGCTCGCTCCGAATCCGGACTTCCTTATCTGCGATGAAGTAACCAGTGGCCTCGATCCCAATGCGGAGTCGCGCATTCTAGAGCTCCTCGGCGATCTTAGAGATAATGAAGGAAAGACCCTCGCGTGCATCATCCACAATTTGGGTCAATTGCCGGTATTTGATGCGGTCACGGTGTTGTATCAAGGTCATCTGGTATTTCATGGCACCTATCCAGAAATGATGCGCTACTTTGGATTGGAGAGTCCACTTGAATTATATGACTCGCTGGAGAAGCAGTCAGTGGAAGCGTGGGATGCATGTTGGCGTGATAAGCGCGAGCTGTCTCCGCCGCCTGATGTCGATGCGGCTGTGGAAACATCGAAGCAGGCTCGATCCAGCCGTCCTGGCCTGATCAGCCAGTTTTTCGCCTTGCTGGCGCGCCGTTTGCGATTGTTTTTTAGGGATCGCGGTGCCTTAGCTCTCATCTTTGCAATCACGCTTGGGTTTCCGATTATGGTCGTGATCTTCGCATTCAATGGCCTCCCTGCTGTGCCGAGTCTGCCGGACCCTGTCGGGGTGAATGTGACCATCCAGGATTTGGCGAACCGAGCTGCGTATGAAGTAGAGCTGACCCAGATCGGAACTTTGGTGATTGGGCTCGTATTATTTCAGGTGGTTTTGCTGACCTTGATGGGAAGCAATAATGGCGCGCGCGAGATCGCCGAAGAGCGCAACGTCTACGAGCAAGAGCGGCTACGTGGCTTGAGCCCGGCAGCCTATCTCGCTTCTAAGGCGGTTTTTGTCGGCCTGATCAGCGTTGTCCAAGGCGCTTGGATGGCAGTGTTTGTGAAGGGTATTGTCGGGTTTCCCGGGGATTGGGGTATCCAAATAGCCACTTTGAGCATGAGTGTGGTTTCAATGGCTTGGGTGTGTCTCGGATTCTCTGCTCTAATGAACTCCCCGGAACGTGCGTCTTTGTTATCTGTTTACCTCGTTGGTTTTCAGCTGCCCTTGGCAGGGATTGTTCTTGAGCTGCCCGGTTGGATGGAGCCGGTTTGCCGTCCAATGATCAATGCATTCTGGGCCTGGTCTGGAACGATACGCTCAATGATAGAATCGCGCTACTATGATACGGTTCTTCAAGCTTATGGCGGTGCGACCCATGCTCCTGAGACAGCCCTAATAGTATTGATTCTGCAAGGGCTCGTCGGATTAGTCCTGGCTTGGTGGGGCTGCCGGAGGACTCAGATCCAATAA
- a CDS encoding class I SAM-dependent methyltransferase → MSVKNADYYPSSIESYWLSSLLKAFPGEDRSSALEKLEEPIQALSDAFTCERPRAFKNYGKAAEALLGYGIFYYPQTWTRVRFPLIEAHDLRGWTAPQDRPVKILDLGAGLGAASTSLAQLCIDRFGSSSAEIMMIDHSAEALLQAHGAVQALNSDGYTLSLLTQKGDFRKYDGLPNPKKDTFDLIVISFAINEAFGPGNDKKAYAWLRKLKPLLNPQSLILIAEPAMRETSEQLYRISDRVAKDSIFEVWGPQLHISQCPAHYQDKFWTHEVREWSPPSSLKEINRTLWRSIEDLKFSYATFGNASATLFESSKTFLRLVSPMSRMKGHYLLTGIATDGKKYIYDIPTRGYNRDELFALDRINRGDIIEIAEVEEMEDRLRIPRPEDIIYHFSPT, encoded by the coding sequence ATGTCCGTCAAAAACGCAGACTATTATCCAAGCTCGATCGAGTCCTATTGGCTCTCTTCGCTGCTGAAGGCCTTTCCAGGAGAAGATCGCTCATCGGCCCTAGAAAAACTGGAAGAGCCCATACAGGCCCTCAGCGATGCATTCACCTGTGAGCGGCCCAGAGCATTCAAGAATTACGGAAAGGCTGCTGAGGCATTACTAGGTTATGGCATCTTCTATTATCCACAGACCTGGACGCGGGTGCGCTTTCCTTTAATCGAAGCCCACGACCTCCGGGGCTGGACTGCACCTCAGGATCGTCCTGTAAAGATTCTCGATCTCGGCGCAGGTCTCGGTGCCGCCAGCACTAGCCTAGCCCAACTCTGTATCGACCGTTTTGGTTCGAGCTCAGCTGAAATCATGATGATCGACCATTCAGCCGAGGCATTACTTCAGGCGCACGGCGCGGTCCAAGCGCTCAACAGCGACGGATACACGCTCAGCTTGCTCACCCAAAAAGGGGATTTTCGTAAATACGACGGCCTCCCTAACCCGAAGAAAGATACCTTCGATCTGATCGTCATCAGTTTCGCAATCAATGAAGCCTTCGGTCCTGGCAACGACAAGAAGGCCTATGCGTGGCTTCGGAAACTCAAACCGCTACTCAATCCACAAAGCTTAATCCTTATCGCCGAGCCAGCGATGCGTGAGACAAGCGAACAACTCTATCGGATATCTGATCGCGTAGCCAAAGACTCGATCTTCGAAGTATGGGGGCCCCAGCTACATATAAGTCAGTGCCCCGCTCATTATCAGGACAAGTTTTGGACTCATGAAGTCCGTGAATGGTCGCCTCCCTCTTCGCTCAAAGAAATAAATCGCACACTCTGGCGCAGTATCGAAGACCTCAAATTCTCATATGCAACATTCGGCAATGCCTCAGCGACGCTATTTGAATCATCAAAAACCTTCCTGCGCCTCGTATCTCCCATGAGCCGCATGAAAGGGCACTACCTGTTGACAGGGATCGCAACGGACGGAAAGAAATACATTTATGACATCCCGACACGCGGTTATAACAGAGATGAGCTCTTCGCTCTAGATCGAATCAACCGCGGCGACATAATCGAAATCGCCGAAGTCGAAGAAATGGAGGACCGATTGAGAATCCCAAGACCTGAAGATATTATCTATCATTTCTCGCCTACTTGA